One genomic segment of Syngnathus typhle isolate RoL2023-S1 ecotype Sweden linkage group LG8, RoL_Styp_1.0, whole genome shotgun sequence includes these proteins:
- the sptbn1 gene encoding spectrin beta chain, non-erythrocytic 1 isoform X2 — protein MTSVAGELEHMEIQQTYGEAVNNRWDADDWDNENSSARLFERSRIKALADEREAVQKKTFTKWVNSHLSRVSCRITDLYVDLRDGRMLIKLLEVLSGERLPKPTKGRMRIHCLENVDKALQFLKEQRVHLENMGSHDIVDGNHRLTLGLIWTIILRFQIQDISVETEDNKEKKSAKDALLLWCQMKTAGYPNVNIHNFSTSWRDGMAFNAIIHKHRPDLIDFDKLKKSNAHHNLQNAFNLAEQHLGLTKLLDPEDISVDHPDEKSIITYVVTYYHYFSKMKALKVEGKRIGKVLDNAIETERMVDKYECLASELLEWIEQTIIILNNRKFANSLVGVQQQLQAFNTYRTVEKPPKFTEKGNLEVLLFTIQSKMRANNQKVYTPREGKLISDINKAWERLEKAEHERELALRTELIRQEKLEQLARRFDRKAAMRETWLSENQRLVSQDNFGFDLQAVEAATKKHEAIETDIAAYEERVQAVVSVARELETERYHDIKRIAARKDNVIRLWEYLLELLKARRLRLEQTLGMQRVFQEMLHIMDWMDEMKMLLLSQDYGKHLLGVEDLLQKHALVEADIGIQADRVRNVNANAQKFAGDSDGYKPCDPQVIRERVAHMEFCYQELSQLAAERRARLEESRRLWKFFWEMAEEEGWIREKEQILPSEDCGKDLTGALRLLSQHKALEDEMSGRATHLQQTIKQGEQLVADKHFGTDKIQERIQDIRDQWAALEQLSAVRKSRLQEACNQHQFQADADDVDTWMLDALRIVSSVDVGHDEFSTQALVKKHKDVAEEIASYRPVIDALHEQSRVLPPEKAESEEVQSRLAGIEERYKEVVELARLRKQALQDALALYKMLSEASACELWVDEKEQWLNGTDIPDKLEDLEVVQHRFESLEPEMNNQASRVAVVNQVARQLIHSEHPGEKEIKAQQDKLNIRWSQFRDLVDQKKESLSSALGVQNYHLECNETKSWIKEKTKVIESTQELGNDLTGVMALQRKLTGMERDLAAIEDKLGDLGKEAERLSSEHSEQSQAIKGRLDEITGVWEEMKGTMKNREESLGEASKLQQFLRELDDFQSWLSRTQTTIASEDMPNTLAEAEKLLGQHEAIKNEIRNYEEDYQKMRDMGEMVTRGQTDAQYMFLRQRLQALDTGWNELHKMWENRRNLLSQSHSYQLFLRDTKQAEAFLNNQEYVLAHTEMPTTLEGAEAAIKKQEDFMTTMDANEEKLSSVVDTGRRLVADGNINTERIQDKVDSIHQRHKKNRAAASDLLMRLKDNRDLQKFLQDCQELSLWINEKMLTAQDMTYDEARNLHSKWLKHQAFMAELQSNKEWLDKIQKDGEALMAEKPETEAMVHEKLAGLKKMWEELESSTQIKAECLFDANKAELFAQSCADLDEWLAGLDAQLQSDDYGKDLTSVNIMLKKQQMLESQVEVRQKEVDELQSQSQALSREGKGSEEVDSQRRSVESKLGTLRAPLQSRRDNLMASREIHQFNRDVEDEILWVEERMALATSTDHGHNLQTVQLLIKKNQTLQKEIRGHQPRYDDIFERSQHILRQERPTTELLRRRLAELRSLWEQIRQETEKRHARLSEAHEAQQYYFDAAEAEAWMSEQELYMMSEEKAKDEQSSVAMLKKHQILEQAVEDYADTVHQLSATSRGLVAAEHPDSERIGMRQSQVDKLYAGLKDLSEERRGKLDERFRLFQLNREVDDLEQWIAEREVVAGSHELGQDYEHVTMLQERFREFARDTGNIGQERVDGVNRLADELINAGHGDAATVAEWKDGLNEAWADLLELIDTRTQILAASFELHKFYHDAKEILARVLDKHKKLPEELGRDQNTVETLQRMHTAFQHDIQALGTQVRQLQEDAIRLQSAYAGDKADDIQKREGEVLEAWKNLLEAAEGRRGKLADTGDKFRFFSLVRDLMLWMDDVIRLIEAQEKPRDVSSVELLMNNHQGIKAEIDARNDSFTTCIELGKSLLARKHYASDEIKEKLLQLTDKRKEMIDKWEDRWEWLRLVLEVHQFSRDAGVAEAWLLGQESYLSSREMGQSVDDVEKLIKRHEAFEKSAATWEERFAALERLTTMELLEVRRLQEEEERKKQPAATEATPAAQQREGDVASQNRPSGEPDSTREDGEAMNGVSEPSPAGSPGATNKGKAGQQAATLPVKSQQEALSANSQMEGFLHRKHEWEGHNKKASSRSWHHVFCVLNHQELGFYKDQKSAAQGIPYHGEIPVALKDAACEVALGYKKKKHVFKLKVTDGNEYLFQAKDDEEMNSWISSISAAIMGEKGEVTPSSHSTPAPAATRAHTMPASAGRTVTVPTSASAEVAAAESSPGKRDKDKEKRFSLFSKKK, from the exons ATGACGTCAGTAGCGGGCGAGTTGGAGCACATGGAGATCCAGCAGACGTACGGCGAGGCCGTCAACAACCGCTGGGACGCCGACGACTGGGACAACGAGAACAGCTCGGCCAGACTCTTTGAACGCTCACGCATCAAAGCACTCGCAG ACGAGCGTGAGGCGGTGCAGAAGAAGACGTTCACCAAATGGGTGAACTCTCACCTCTCTCGAGTGTCCTGTCGCATCACCGACCTCTACGTGGACCTCCGCGATGGGCGCATGCTCATCAAGCTGCTGGAGGTCCTCAGCGGCGAGAGACTG CCCAAGCCCACCAAAGGCCGCATGAGGATCCACTGCCTGGAGAACGTGGATAAAGCCCTGCAGTTCCTCAAGGAGCAGCGCGTCCACCTGGAGAATATGGGCTCGCACGACATTGTGGACGGCAACCACCGCCTAACGCTGGGCCTCATCTGGACCATCATCTTGCGATTCCAG ATCCAAGACATCAGTGTGGAGACAGAGGACAACAAAGAGAAGAAGTCGGCCAAAGATGCTCTGCTGCTCTGGTGCCAGATGAAGACGGCCGG GTATCCAAACGTCAACATCCACAACTTCTCCACCAGCTGGAGGGATGGGATGGCCTTCAATGCCATCATTCACAAACACAG ACCGGACCTGATCGACTTTGACAAGCTGAAGAAGTCCAACGCGCACCACAACCTGCAGAACGCCTTTAACCTGGCCGAGCAGCACCTGGGCCTCACCAAGCTGCTGGACCCCGAAG ACATTAGTGTGGACCACCCTGACGAGAAGTCCATCATCACTTACGTGGTCACCTACTACCACTACTTCTCCAAGATGAAGGCACTCAAGGTGGAGGGCAAGCGCATCGGCAAG GTTCTGGACAACGCCATTGAGACGGAGAGGATGGTAGACAAGTACGAGTGTTTGGCGTCGGAGCTCCTGGAGTGGATAGAGCAGACCATCATCATCCTCAACAACAGGAAGTTTGCCAACTCGCTGGTGGGTgtccagcagcagctgcaggccTTCAACACCTACAGGACAGTGGAGAAGCCTCCAAA gtTCACGGAGAAGGGCAACCTAGAGGTTCTTCTGTTCACCATCCAGAGCAAGATGAGGGCCAACAACCAGAAGGTGTACACGCCTCGTGAGGGAAAACTCATCTCGGACATCAACAAG GCGTGGGAACGTCTGGAGAAGGCGGAGCACGAGCGCGAGTTGGCGCTGAGGACGGAGCTGATTCGCCAGGAGAAACTGGAGCAGCTGGCGCGCCGCTTTGACCGCAAGGCGGCCATGCGGGAGACGTGGCTGAGCGAAAACCAGCGGCTGGTCTCACAG GACAACTTTGGCTTCGATCTCCAGGCAGTGGAAGCGGCCACCAAGAAGCACGAGGCCATCGAGACGGACATCGCCGCATACGAGGAGCGCGTTCAG GCGGTGGTGTCGGTGGCCCGGGAGCTGGAGACAGAGCGCTACCACGACATCAAGCGCATTGCGGCCAGGAAGGACAACGTGATCCGCCTGTGGGAGTACCTGCTGGAGCTCCTGAAGGCGCGCCGGCTGAGGCTGGAGCAAACACTAGGCATGCAGAGGGTCTTCCAGGAGATGCTCCATATCATGGACTGGATGGACGAGATGAAG ATGCTGCTGCTGTCTCAGGATTACGGCAAACACCTCCTGGGTGTGGAGGACCTGCTGCAGAAGCACGCCTTGGTGGAGGCCGACATTGGGATCCAGGCCGACCGCGTCCGCAATGTCAATGCCAACGCGCAGAAGTTTGCCGGCGACTCCGATG GGTACAAACCTTGCGACCCTCAGGTCATCAGGGAGCGCGTGGCCCACATGGAATTCTGCTACCAGGAACTCAGCCAGCTTGCGGCTGAGCGGCGAGCGCGTCTGGAAGAGTCGCGCCGCCTCTGGAAGTTCTTCTGGGAAATGGCCGAAGAG GAGGGCTGGATTCGCGAGAAGGAACAGATCCTCCCCTCGGAGGACTGCGGCAAGGACCTGACGGGTGCCCTGCGGCTGCTGAGTCAGCACAAGGCCTTGGAGGACGAGATGAGCGGACGTGCCACCCACTTGCAGCAGACCATCAAGCAAGGGGAGCAGCTGGTGGCCGATAAGCACTTTGGCACCGACAAGATTCAAGAACGCATCCAGGACATCCGG GACCAGTGGGCGGCGCTGGAGCAGCTCTCGGCCGTCCGCAAGTCTCGACTGCAGGAGGCCTGCAACCAGCACCAGTTCCAA GCGGACGCCGACGACGTGGACACATGGATGCTGGACGCGCTGCGCATTGTGTCTAGCGTGGATGTGGGCCACGATGAGTTCTCCACGCAGGCGCTGGTGAAGAAGCACAAGGACGTGGCCGAGGAGATCGCCAGCTACCGGCCTGTCATCGACGCCCTGCACGAGCAGTCGCGTGTACTGCCGCCCGAGAAGGCGGAGTCTGAGGAG GTGCAGAGCCGTCTGGCGGGCATCGAGGAGCGTTACAAGGAGGTGGTGGAGCTGGCACGCCTCCGCAAGCAGGCGCTGCAGGACGCGCTGGCCCTCTACAAGATGCTGAGCGAGGCCAGCGCCTGTGAGCTGTGGGTCGACGAGAAGGAGCAGTGGCTCAACGGCACCGACATCCCAGACAAGCTGGAGGACCTAGAAGTGGTCCAGCACCG GTTTGAGAGTTTGGAGCCCGAGATGAACAATCAGGCCTCGCGGGTTGCTGTCGTCAACCAGGTTGCCAGACAGCTGATTCACAGCGAACATCCTGGTGAGAAGGAAATCAAGGCCCAGCAGGACAAACTCAACATCAG GTGGAGTCAGTTCCGGGATTTGGTGGACCAGAAGAAGGAGAGTCTGAGCTCGGCACTGGGAGTGCAGAACTACCACCTGGAGTGCAACGAGACCAAATCGTGGAtcaaagagaagaccaag GTGATCGAGTCCACCCAGGAGCTGGGCAACGACCTGACGGGCGTCATGGCGCTGCAGAGGAAGCTGACGGGCATGGAGCGAGACCTGGCCGCCATTGAGGACAAGCTGGGCGACCTGGGCAAGGAGGCAGAACGCTTGTCCTCAGAACACTCGGAACAATCTCAGGCCATCAAAGGACGCTTGGACGAGATCACCGGCGTGTGGGAGGAGATGAAG GGCACCATGAAGAATCGTGAGGAGTCGCTGGGCGAGGCCAGCAAGCTGCAGCAGTTCCTGCGCGAGCTGGACGACTTCCAATCATGGCTGTCGCGCACGCAGACGACTATCGCATCTGAGGACATGCCCAACACGCTGGCCGAGGCCGAGAAGCTGTTGGGCCAACACGAGGCCATCAAGAACGAGATCCGCAACTACGAGGAGGACTACCAGAAGATGCGCGACATGGGCGAGATGGTGACGCGGGGCCAGACAGATGCGCAATACATGTTCCTGCGCCAGCGGCTGCAGGCGCTGGACACGGGCTGGAACGAGCTGCACAAGATGTGGGAGAACCGACGCAACCTCCTCTCCCAGTCGCACTCCTACCAGCTCTTCCTCAGGGACACCAAGCAGGCCGAGGCCTTCCTCAACAACCAG GAGTACGTGCTGGCCCACACGGAGATGCCCACCACGCTGGAGGGCGCTGAGGCGGCCATCAAGAAGCAGGAGGACTTCATGACCACCATGGACGCCAACGAGGAGAAGCTCAGCAGTGTGGTGGACACAGGACGACGGCTGGTTGCTGACGGCAACATCAATACCGAGCGCATCCAGGACAAGGTGGACTCCATCCACCAAAG aCACAAGAAGAACCGAGCGGCGGCCAGCGATCTCCTCATGAGGCTGAAGGACAACCGGGACCTGCAGAAGTTCCTGCAGGACTGtcaggag CTGAGCCTGTGGATCAACGAGAAGATGCTGACGGCTCAAGACATGACATACGATGAGGCACGCAACCTGCACAGCAAGTGGCTCAAGCACCAAGCCTTCATGGCCGAGCTGCAGTCCAACAAGGAATGGTTGGACAAGATCCAGAAG GACGGCGAGGCATTGATGGCGGAGAAGCCCGAGACTGAGGCCATGGTGCACGAGAAGCTGGCCGGGTTGAAGAAGATGTGGGAggagctggagtccagcacgcAGATCAAAGCCGAGTGCCTGTTTGATGCCAACAAGGCTGAGTTGTTTGCGCAGAGCTGCGCCGACCTGGACGAATGGCTGGCGGGCTTGGACGCGCAGCTGCAGTCGGACGACTACGGCAAAGACCTCACCTCCGTCAACATCATGCTCAAGAAGCAGcag ATGCTGGAGAGCCAGGTAGAGGTGCGCCAGAAGGAGGTGGACGAGCTGCAGAGCCAGTCGCAGGCGCTGAGTCGCGAGGGCAAAGGCTCGGAGGAGGTGGACAGCCAGCGCAGGAGCGTAGAGAGCAAGTTGGGCACACTCCGGGCACCGCTCCAGAGCCGGCGCGACAACCTGATGGCCTCCCGCGAGATCCACCAGTTTAACCGCGACGTGGAGGACGAGATC CTTTGGGTGGAGGAGAGGATGGCCCTGGCCACATCCACAGACCACGGCCACAACCTCCAGACGGTGCAGCTCCTGATCAAGAAGAACCAG ACCCTGCAGAAGGAGATCCGGGGCCACCAACCGCGCTACGATGACATCTTTGAGCGCAGCCAGCACATTTTGCGGCAGGAGAGGCCCACAACCGAGCTTCTCCGCCGGCGTCTGGCCGAGCTGCGCTCGCTGTGGGAGCAGATTCGCCAGGAGACGGAGAAGCGCCACGCTCGCCTCAGCGAGGCCCACGAGGCGCAGCAGTACTATTTTGACGCTGCTGAGGCCGAAGCCTGGATGAGCGAGCAGGAACTCTACATGATGTCCGAGGAGAAGGCCAAG GACGAGCAGAGTTCGGTGGCCATGTTGAAGAAGCATCAGATCCTGGAGCAGGCGGTGGAGGATTACGCCGACACCGTCCACCAGCTGTCAGCAACCAGCCGAGGCTTGGTGGCCGCCGAACACCCTGACAG CGAGCGCATTGGCATGCGCCAGTCACAGGTGGACAAGCTATACGCCGGCCTCAAAGACCTGTCGGAGGAGCGCCGAGGCAAGCTGGATGAGCGCTTCCGCCTCTTCCAGCTTAACCGCGAAGTAGACGACTTGGAGCAGTGGATCGCCGAGAGGGAGGTGGTGGCCGGCTCACACGAGCTGGGCCAGGACTACGAACACGTCACC ATGCTGCAGGAGCGCTTCCGCGAGTTTGCTCGGGACACGGGCAACATCGGGCAGGAGCGCGTTGACGGTGTAAACCGTCTGGCAGATGAGCTGATCAACGCAGGGCATGGTGATGCGGCCACGGTGGCAGAGTGGAAGGACGGCCTAAATGAGGCCTGGGCTGACCTACTGGAGCTGATTGACACGCGCACGCAGATCCTGGCCGCCTCCTTCGAGCTGCACAAGTTCTACCACGACGCCAAGGAAATCCTGGCCCGCGTGCTTGACAAGCACAAGAAGCTGCCCGAGGAACTGGGCCGCGACCAGAACACAGTGGAGACACTGCAGAGGATGCACACCGCCTTCCAACACGACATCCAGGCACTCGGCACGCAG GTGCGTCAGCTTCAAGAAGATGCCATCCGTCTGCAGTCAGCGTACGCAGGCGACAAAGCAGACGACATCCAGAAGCGGGAAGGAGAG GTCTTGGAGGCATGGAAAAACCTTCTGGAAGCAGCCGAGGGCCGACGGGGCAAGCTGGCCGACACGGGCGACAAGTTCCGGTTCTTCAGCCTGGTGCGAGACCTCATGCTGTGGATGGACGACGTCATCCGACTCATCGAGGCGCAGGAGAAGCCGCG TGATGTGTCGTCGGTGGAGCTTCTGATGAACAACCACCAGGGCATCAAGGCCGAGATCGACGCACGCAATGACAGCTTCACCACCTGCATCGAGCTGGGAAAATCTCTACTGGCCAGAAAGCATTATGCCTCGGATGAG ATCAAAGAAAAGTTGCTGCAGTTGACGGACAAGCGCAAGGAGATGATTGACAAGTGGGAGGACCGCTGGGAGTGGCTGCGACTGG TGCTGGAGGTGCATCAATTCTCGCGGGATGCGGGTGTGGCCGAGGCTTGGCTCCTGGGCCAGGAGTCCTACTTGTCCAGCCGCGAGATGGGCCAGAGCGTGGACGACGTGGAGAAGCTCATCAAGAGGCACGAGGCCTTTGAGAAGTCGGCCGCCACCTGGGAGGAACGCTTTGCTGCCTTGGAAAGGTTGACCACG ATGGAATTATTGGAAGTGAGAAGACTgcaagaggaggaagagaggaAGAAGCAGCCGGCGGCGACCGAGGCGACACCCGCCGCGCAGCAAAG GGAGGGTGACGTGGCGAGTCAGAACAGGCCAAGTGGCGAGCCGGACTCCACCAGG GAGGATGGCGAGGCGATGAACGGTGTGTCAGAGCCCAGCCCCGCCGGGTCCCCCGGGGCCACCAACAAAGGCAAAGCCGGCCAGCAGGCGGCCACGCTGCCCGTCAAGAGCCAACAGGAGGCGCTCTCGGCCAACTCACAGATGGAGGGCTTCCTGCACCGCAAACATGAATGGGAAGGCCACAACAAGAAAGCGTCCAGCAG GTCGTGGCACCACGTGTTCTGCGTGCTCAACCACCAGGAACTGGGCTTCTACAAGGACCAGAAGAGCGCCGCACAGGGCATCCCCTACCATGGCGAGATCCCCGTCGCACTCAAAGACGCCGCCTGCGAGGTGGCGCTTGGatacaagaagaagaaacacgTCTTCAAGCTCAA AGTCACTGATGGCAACGAGTATCTCTTCCAAGCCAAAGATGAT GAGGAGATGAACTCGTGGATCTCCAGCATCTCAGCGGCCATTATGGGCGAGAAGGGCGAAGTGACTCCAAGCAGCCACAGCACGCCGGCGCCCGCCGCCACCCGTGCCCACACCATGCCGGCTTCGGCGGGTCGCACGGTCACCGTGCCCACCTCGGCTTCGGCCGAGGTGGCGGCGGCTGAGTCCAGCCCGGGCAAGCGCGACAAAGACAAAGAGAAACGCTTCAGTCTCTTCAGCAAGAAGAAATAA